Genomic DNA from Salinibacterium sp. NK8237:
TAACGTGAGCCTCTAACCCGCACAACCCACACCCGCATTACCCGTACTCCTGAACTTCTCGGAGTCACGACCCACCCTGTCGCGATTCCTGCCTGCACGCACGCCAACGATGCCGCTGTGACCTTCCGTCGCGCTCGTTCTTTCGTGCGCCCGGCACCGTGTCATCGCTCATTCTGGCGTGCTGCGTCGTATTAAGACTTCTCCCGAAAGAAGCACAAATGACGACCCTAGATACCCGCTTTGCCGCACCCCCGAGCGACCTCCCACCCGCGCTGCCCGCGCCCCGCGTCGCTGAGCCGGTGAAGGCCGAATCACCATCGTTGGTGATTCTGGTGCTCATCGCGACCTTGGGCATCCTCGCCTACGCCGGGTTCTTGTTGAACCCGGCGAGCCGCGGTGACTGGTTGCCGTACACGCTCGTCATCATCGCCGAGACGGTCCTGATCAGTCAGGCACTGCTGTCGATGTGGACAATCCTCTCCGCGTCGCAAGACCCCCGTGACTTCGCCTTTCACAACGCCAAAGCCAAACTCTTTCGCGAACGCGACATTCTGCGCGACGGTCTGACCTCAACGCCCTCGCGCTGGACGATGTACCTGCACAGCGCCGAAGCCACCGTCGACGTCTTCATCACGACCTACGGCGAACCGGTGAGCGTCATCCGCGAAACCGTGACGGCGGCGATGCGGATGCGCGGCTCCCACATCACGTGGGTGCTCGACGACGGCCACTCCGACGAGGTGCGCGATCTCGCCCACGAACTCGGAGCCCGCTACGTGCGCCGGCTGAGTTCTGGCGGAGCTAAGGCCGGTAACGTGAATCACGCCCTCACCCTCGCCAAGGGCCGCTTCTTCGCCATCTTCGATGCCGACTTCGTGCCCTCCCCCGAATTCCTCAGCGAAACAGTGCCGTTCTTTTCTCGCGACGAGGTCGCCTTCGTGCAAACGCCGCAAACCTACGGCAACCTGCATAACGTCATCTCGCGCGGCGCTGGGTATATGCAGTCCGTGTTTTACCGCTTCATTCAGCCCGGCCGCAATCGCTTCAACGCCGCGTTCTGCGTTGGAACCAATGTGATCTTCCGTCGCGCTGCCATCGACGACGTTGGTGGCATGTACACCGATTCCAAGTCAGAGGATGTGTGGACTTCGCTGATGCTCCACGAGCGCGGCTGGCACACGATCTATATCCCGAACGCCCTCGCCGTCGGCCACGCGCCTGACACCGTCGAGTCCTACACGAAGCAGCAATTGCGCTGGGCGACCGGCGGTTTTGAGATTCTGTTTAAGCACAACCCGCTCACCCACAAGCGCAAGCTCACGCTCGACCAGCGGCTGCAGTACTTGGTCACTGCCTCGTTTTACCTCACGGGCATCTCACCACTACTCCTGATGATGGTTCCCGCGCTCGAGATCTATTTCGACCTGCGCCCCATGAACCTCTCGACCACGGTCGTGACCTGGATGCTCTACTACGCCGGTTTCTACGTCATCCAGATCGTGCTCGCGTTTTACACGATGGGCTCATTTCGCTGGGAGACCCTCATGCTGGCAACCGTGTCAGCGCCGATCTACCTCGCGGCTCTCATCAACGTGCTCACCGGTAAAGAGCAGTCCTGGAGCGCAACCGGCGACCGCACGAAGGTCTCCTCGCCGTTCAACTTCATGATTCCTCAAGTGCTGTTCTTCGTTTTCCTACTACTGACTTCCGTCGTGGCCGTCTTTCGCGACATCGACAACGAAGTGCTTACCCTCGCCACGGCCTGGAACGTCACCAACACGTTTATCATGGGAAGTTTCGTTGCTGCCGCAGCGCGAGAGCATGTCTCGCTCGGCCGCGCCCACCGCCTCACCACCCGTGCTCTGTCCACGAAGGGAGCCCCAGCATGACTTGGCGCAGCAATCTCAAACTCGTCTTCGGCCTTATCGCTGTGCTCGCCCTCGTGCTGGTGTTGACGGTCATCTTTTCTCAACGACAAGCCCAGGTCGCGAGCGTTTCAGCCTCCATCGAAGCGGAACGTTATCCCGTTGGCATTGACTACGGTGGAACGCTCGTCGAGAGCTTTCTGACCGAGGTCGATCAACGCGTCAACAAAGGCGACGTGCTGTTCACCCTACAAAGCCCCTCGTTGCAGGCAGATCTCGCAAAAGGCCTGCTCAAACCTGAAACCGTCGCCTACACCGTGAGTAACGATGGTGGAATTACCCTCACTGCCGCGGTTTCCGGAACGGTGCGCGACGTCACAGTCAAACCCGGCTCCTTCGTGCAGGCCGGTCAGGTTCTCGCGACCATCGAGAAAGCGGGCTCACTGTGTGTCGTTGCTCAATACGAACTAACCGGACGTGACTATTCCCGAATCGGCGAGCAAGCATCGGTTAACCTGCTTCTCCCCAATGGCGCCAGTATCGCTGGCACCGTTTCGACGATCGATGTGCAGACCGTTGGCGGACAGGCCGAGACCACTATTCGTGTGGATAGCGACGCTCTGACCGACGGCGCCTACAACGGGCTCGTTGAAGCGGGCACCCCCGTGAGCGCGACGCTGCAGCTGCGCGACGATGGCATTCTGGCGGGCGCAGTCGACGGGATTTCTGATTTTCTGAGAAAGATTGGTCTGTAGTCGAATGTCTCGGGACGTCCGGCTTTTCTTCGTGATGACGGTGGCGGCAATGTTGACGGCACTAACCGGATGCACGGCCGCGACACCTGCGCCATCAGCACCCGAGTCGAGCACCGACAGGATTCTTCCTGACAGCACCGTCGCCCCTCTGATCGCGGCGCTGCCAACGCGTACCGTCGCCGAACTCGGGAGCAGCAAGCTCGCAGACGGACTCATCCCACCCACCAACCGCTGGTTCTCCGGACTCGTCTTCGGAGACGACTCGTTACCCGTCTTCCCGCTGCCGCTCTCGTTCCAACTGGCCGCGGGCGGATTCGCGTTGGGCGTTCCCGCTGTGGTCAGCGCAGAGAATGTCATCGCTGGCGGCTTTACTCCGGCAGTATCCGCCGACTTCGGCGCTGACGACTACGTCGTGAGTGGCTACGACGAAGCATCCGTCACGATCTCGCAGACGGCAGCCGGAAATGAAATCGGCACGACAGTGATTGCTGAAGGCTCCCCCTTTGTCAGCTTCACGGCATCCGAAGCAGTCACGGTGACGCTCGGCCAGCCGCTGCGCGACGACGACGGCGCCTGGACAGCGGAGGTCAACGGCACACAGTACGGGCTCGTCAGCGACGGCGAGATGAATGCGGCGGGCAGCGAGTTGACTCTGGCCGCCGGCGACGCAGCAACGTGGTTCGCGGTGTCTGATGGCGGTGTTGTGGCCGACTTCATCCAGGCTGCGACACCCATCGTGAGCACGAGCATCCAGTACACGGTAGATGCTGCCGTGGCCTCGACCAGCATCCGCTACGAGACACGGGATTCCTCGTCCACGATCGTGGCCGCCATGCCCCATCAGCAGGCCGGGCTCGACTCGTCAGTCTCCTGCGATGCTGGATCCTGGCCGAGCATTTATGGCGAACTCGTCGCGTGCATGACGACCGAACTCACCTGGACAGTCCCCACTATCGAGCCGGCTGGTGCCCTCGACCTCGCCAATCTCACAGAAGAGCACCGCGAAAGACTGCGGCAACAGCTGAACGTGGATGTTGCATCAACAGTGCCCGCCCCAGCAGACACCTATTACGGCGGCAAATGGCTCTACCGCCTGACCAACATGCTCGAAGTAGCCCGCCAGATCGGCGCGGATGACATTGCCGCCACCATCACGGAACAGCTTGTCAGCGCCCTGGATACCTGGACCGACCCCGAAGGCTGTGACGAGCGAACCGAACGCTGCTTCGTTTACGACAATCAGGCTCGCGGGCTCGTCGGACTTGCGGCATCCTTCGGCTCTGACCAGTTCAACGACCACCACTTTCACTACGGCTACTTTCTCTACACCGCCGGAGTTCTCGCCGCCGCCGACCCCGCCCTCGTCGAGAAGTGGGCCCCCGTCATGAATCTGCTCGCTGCCGACATTGCGGCCCAAGGCGAGAACAGCTACTTTCCCGAGCGCCGGGTTTTTGACGCCTACGCCGGCCACTCGTGGGCCAGCGGAACGTCACCATTTGCCGATGGAAACAACCAAGAATCGAGTTCCGAAGCGGTCACCGCCTGGAACGGCCTTGCCCTATGGGCTGCTGCCAGCGACCAAGCCGCGCTCGCTACCGAAGCCCGCTGGATGCTGTCAGCCGAAGCCCACTCGGCAAACGCGTACTGGACGAACTTCGATCGCACCGAAGCCGTGTACGACGGCTTCGACCACACCGTGGCTGCCCTCAACTGGGGCGGCAAACGGGACTACGCCACATGGTTCAGCGCCGAGGCGAGCGCAATGCTCGGCATCCTTGTGCTTCCGATGAGCCCCGTCTCGGGGTACCTTGCCGCCGACCCCGATCGGCTCCGTGCCAACATCGCCGAAGCTACGCCCGATGGGTCAGACGTGCTCTTCGGCGACTATCTGCTCATGTACTCAGCACTGGCCGGAAAAGCGGATGCTGCAGCAGCGCTCGAAGAGAGCGATAACCTCAACGAAGATCGCATTGATGACGGCAATAGCCGCACATACTTGCTCGCCACGATCATGAGCGCGCTCTAGAGGAGCGAACTCAGAGACAGCGCCGTCGGCGGGTAAAGCGGCACTGG
This window encodes:
- a CDS encoding glycosyltransferase; protein product: MTTLDTRFAAPPSDLPPALPAPRVAEPVKAESPSLVILVLIATLGILAYAGFLLNPASRGDWLPYTLVIIAETVLISQALLSMWTILSASQDPRDFAFHNAKAKLFRERDILRDGLTSTPSRWTMYLHSAEATVDVFITTYGEPVSVIRETVTAAMRMRGSHITWVLDDGHSDEVRDLAHELGARYVRRLSSGGAKAGNVNHALTLAKGRFFAIFDADFVPSPEFLSETVPFFSRDEVAFVQTPQTYGNLHNVISRGAGYMQSVFYRFIQPGRNRFNAAFCVGTNVIFRRAAIDDVGGMYTDSKSEDVWTSLMLHERGWHTIYIPNALAVGHAPDTVESYTKQQLRWATGGFEILFKHNPLTHKRKLTLDQRLQYLVTASFYLTGISPLLLMMVPALEIYFDLRPMNLSTTVVTWMLYYAGFYVIQIVLAFYTMGSFRWETLMLATVSAPIYLAALINVLTGKEQSWSATGDRTKVSSPFNFMIPQVLFFVFLLLTSVVAVFRDIDNEVLTLATAWNVTNTFIMGSFVAAAAREHVSLGRAHRLTTRALSTKGAPA
- a CDS encoding biotin/lipoyl-binding protein, with translation MTWRSNLKLVFGLIAVLALVLVLTVIFSQRQAQVASVSASIEAERYPVGIDYGGTLVESFLTEVDQRVNKGDVLFTLQSPSLQADLAKGLLKPETVAYTVSNDGGITLTAAVSGTVRDVTVKPGSFVQAGQVLATIEKAGSLCVVAQYELTGRDYSRIGEQASVNLLLPNGASIAGTVSTIDVQTVGGQAETTIRVDSDALTDGAYNGLVEAGTPVSATLQLRDDGILAGAVDGISDFLRKIGL
- a CDS encoding glycosyl hydrolase, producing the protein MSRDVRLFFVMTVAAMLTALTGCTAATPAPSAPESSTDRILPDSTVAPLIAALPTRTVAELGSSKLADGLIPPTNRWFSGLVFGDDSLPVFPLPLSFQLAAGGFALGVPAVVSAENVIAGGFTPAVSADFGADDYVVSGYDEASVTISQTAAGNEIGTTVIAEGSPFVSFTASEAVTVTLGQPLRDDDGAWTAEVNGTQYGLVSDGEMNAAGSELTLAAGDAATWFAVSDGGVVADFIQAATPIVSTSIQYTVDAAVASTSIRYETRDSSSTIVAAMPHQQAGLDSSVSCDAGSWPSIYGELVACMTTELTWTVPTIEPAGALDLANLTEEHRERLRQQLNVDVASTVPAPADTYYGGKWLYRLTNMLEVARQIGADDIAATITEQLVSALDTWTDPEGCDERTERCFVYDNQARGLVGLAASFGSDQFNDHHFHYGYFLYTAGVLAAADPALVEKWAPVMNLLAADIAAQGENSYFPERRVFDAYAGHSWASGTSPFADGNNQESSSEAVTAWNGLALWAAASDQAALATEARWMLSAEAHSANAYWTNFDRTEAVYDGFDHTVAALNWGGKRDYATWFSAEASAMLGILVLPMSPVSGYLAADPDRLRANIAEATPDGSDVLFGDYLLMYSALAGKADAAAALEESDNLNEDRIDDGNSRTYLLATIMSAL